The proteins below come from a single Ignavibacteriota bacterium genomic window:
- a CDS encoding YjbQ family protein, with amino-acid sequence MTVRTDTLRIETRGSNDMIDITERLQLLLTKHKLKEGSMTVFVPGSTAGLTTIEYEPGLKQDFSALMERIAPRAAHYFHEETWNDGNGHSHVRASLLGASLTIPFVEGRLCLGTWQQAIIVDFDVRPRTRNLVVQCLGE; translated from the coding sequence ATGACGGTTCGCACAGATACTCTCCGCATCGAAACGCGCGGCTCCAACGACATGATCGACATCACCGAACGGCTGCAGTTGCTGCTCACGAAGCACAAGCTGAAAGAGGGCTCGATGACGGTGTTTGTTCCCGGTTCGACCGCGGGACTGACAACCATCGAATACGAACCCGGCTTGAAGCAGGACTTTTCGGCGCTCATGGAGCGCATCGCACCCCGCGCCGCGCACTACTTTCACGAGGAGACCTGGAACGACGGCAACGGCCACTCGCATGTGCGCGCCTCGCTGCTGGGCGCCTCTCTCACCATCCCCTTCGTCGAGGGACGGCTGTGCCTCGGCACGTGGCAGCAGGCCATCATCGTCGATTTCGACGTGCGCCCTCGCACGCGCAACCTCGTCGTGCAGTGCCTCGGCGAATGA
- a CDS encoding DUF4905 domain-containing protein: protein MALFGKKPRFLWPPAWTYTGDGLLWLLRFSPAGRIVGEVRHPAERTVRYFCLDERSGEPLWENRGFDEPWWIGVEDVTADRLYLHRFRKPDMPQHLGILALDIETGALVWENPDFTFLFVRNDTIYAARQGFEAMKYYALDAVDGSVRRELGTDTGHINALRTEINAIDWFAGYAYPEPLPNSHDAHGEADRLLRAQVRQEELRGPVDVLLTPELLAASWHETLAAAGGGSATLSQRFAAWRRRDGALAFETELGRGMSAPGPDSFFTKDGQLFYIRDGITLTAHTLPGTLA, encoded by the coding sequence ATGGCCCTCTTTGGCAAAAAACCCCGCTTTTTATGGCCCCCCGCGTGGACGTACACGGGAGACGGCCTGTTGTGGCTGCTGCGTTTCTCCCCCGCGGGCAGAATCGTGGGCGAGGTGCGCCACCCTGCCGAGAGGACCGTGCGCTACTTCTGTCTCGACGAACGGAGCGGCGAGCCGCTCTGGGAGAACCGCGGTTTTGACGAGCCGTGGTGGATCGGCGTCGAAGACGTGACCGCGGACCGGCTGTACCTGCACCGCTTCCGCAAGCCCGACATGCCCCAGCATCTCGGCATCCTCGCGCTCGACATCGAGACCGGCGCCCTGGTGTGGGAAAATCCGGATTTTACATTCCTCTTTGTCCGAAACGACACGATCTACGCCGCGCGCCAGGGTTTCGAGGCGATGAAGTACTACGCGCTCGACGCCGTCGACGGATCCGTGCGGCGGGAACTCGGCACCGACACGGGACACATCAATGCGCTGCGCACCGAGATCAACGCCATCGACTGGTTCGCGGGGTACGCGTATCCCGAACCGCTCCCCAACTCCCACGACGCGCACGGCGAGGCCGACCGCCTTCTCCGCGCGCAGGTGCGCCAGGAGGAACTGCGCGGCCCGGTCGACGTGCTTCTCACGCCCGAACTCCTCGCGGCGAGCTGGCATGAAACACTCGCGGCCGCCGGCGGCGGATCCGCGACGCTGTCGCAACGATTTGCGGCGTGGCGGAGGCGCGACGGCGCACTGGCCTTCGAGACGGAACTCGGCAGGGGCATGAGCGCGCCGGGTCCCGATTCGTTCTTCACAAAAGATGGACAACTCTTTTATATTCGCGACGGCATTACACTCACGGCCCACACGCTTCCGGGAACACTGGCATGA